The following proteins come from a genomic window of Montipora foliosa isolate CH-2021 chromosome 2, ASM3666993v2, whole genome shotgun sequence:
- the LOC137992261 gene encoding synaptotagmin-7-like isoform X2, giving the protein MVNQVFLAVGLGLVTGIFVVAVYFIIQYIRHRSSKDNRKYSQLSSDPKFRSRAIVKQDIPLFCIPRHVPFELQQPIGALERTESLKKEQYCNGSTHMSPTVHRFDVRKKADDSGGVTHDAINPSPLPSPPPVSNTPQTSPRKVPSISGLIPLPSPSSQQRKVAVHQKKPRSKLGKLEFSLYYDQSFRYLEIFVARGIKIASPEAGILPVVLVIGTITFEGTQIWEQKTRPASRSSDPVFNEKLAMNNIISGKLQASVLHFQLYDEQTKYLIGEVNYRLKELPPNKLSNQILPLESAVNLEESGDSGEESSVDSCFALGELLISLCYNPTDQKLNVKIISARGLQPIANGRVNPFVKLDVTFCGRKLSSRSTKTAHHTLAPNFCELFVIDMQPDKLAQVTLIFKVKHSGRVRDVCIGTVHLGYCVHVEGEYRHWEQSMEKPHMEIEYWHPIQEQFVD; this is encoded by the exons ATGGTTAACCAAG tttttcTGGCTGTTGGATTAGGTCTGGTTACCGGAATTTTCGTTGTTGCGGTATATTTTATAATTCAGTATATCCGTCATCGTTCTTCGAAGGATAATCGTAAATATTCACAATTGAGCAGCGATCCAAAATTTCGTTCTCGCGCTATCGTAAAACAAGACATTCCACTGTTTTGTATTCCAAGACACGTCCCCTTCGAACTTCAACAGCCCATTGGCGCCCTTGAGCGGACGGAGAGTTTGAAAAAGGAACAGTATTGCAATGGGAGTACACATATGTCACCCACCGTTCACCGTTTTGACGTTCGCAAAAAGGCTGACGACAGTGGAGGAGTTACTCACGATGCAATCAATCCAAGCCCCTTACCCTCACCTCCGCCAGTTTCGAACACACCACAAACATCACCTCGCAAAGTTCCGTCCATATCTGGTTTGATACCCTTGCCGTCGCCTTCTTCTCAGCAAAGGAAAGTGGCAGTTCACCAAAAAAAGCCCAGGAGTAAACTTGGCAAGTTAGAGTTTTCCCTCTACTACGACCAGTCGTTTAGGTATCTCGAAATTTTCGTGGCCCGCGGGATTAAGATCGCGAGTCCCGAGGCTGGTATTCTGCCCGTAGTTTTGGTAATCGGAACAATAACTTTTGAGGGAACTCAAATTTGGGAGCAAAAGACTCGACCGGCAAGCAGATCAAGCGATCCGGTATTCAATGAAAAGTTAGCGATGAACAACATTATTTCAGGGAAACTTCAAGCCAGTGTGTTACACTTTCAGTTGTATGATGAACAAACCAAATATCTCATCGGCGAGGTCAATTACAGGCTGAAAGAACTACCTCCGAACAAACTTAGTAACCAAATTCTTCCGCTTGAATCAGCAGTGAATCTAGAGGAAAGCGGGGATAGCGGTGAG GAATCGTCAGTGGATTCTTGTTTTGCACTTGGCGAATTATTGATTTCGTTGTGTTATAATCCAACGGATCAAAAGTTGAATGTTAAAATAATCAGCGCAAGAGGACTACAACCAATTGCAAATGGAAGAGTGA ATCCTTTTGTCAAACTCGATGTCACATTTTGTGGGAGGAAGCTCAGCAGTCGTAGCACGAAGACGGCGCACCACACACTGGCACCGAATTTCTGTGAACTGTTTGTTATTGACATGCAACCTGATAAACTTGCTCAAGTCACGCTCATTTTCAAGGTCAAGCACAGCGGCAGGGTGCGAGACGTTTGCATAGGTACAGTGCATCTTGGGTATTGTGTACATGTTGAAGGCGAGTACAGGCATTGGGAGCAATCGATGGAGAAACCGCACATGGAGATCGAATACTGGCATCCGATTCAAGAACAATTTGTTGATTGA
- the LOC137992261 gene encoding synaptotagmin-7-like isoform X1 yields MVNQVFLAVGLGLVTGIFVVAVYFIIQYIRHRSSKDNRKYSQLSSDPKFRSRAIVKQDIPLFCIPRHVPFELQQPIGALERTESLKKEQYCNGSTHMSPTVHRFDVRKKADDSGGVTHDAINPSPLPSPPPVSNTPQTSPRKVPSISGLIPLPSPSSQQRKVAVHQKKPRSKLGKLEFSLYYDQSFRYLEIFVARGIKIASPEAGILPVVLVIGTITFEGTQIWEQKTRPASRSSDPVFNEKLAMNNIISGKLQASVLHFQLYDEQTKYLIGEVNYRLKELPPNKLSNQILPLESAVNLEESGDSGESWCPEKSRKPKNTSQGSLGVPRWQAWETHSESSVDSCFALGELLISLCYNPTDQKLNVKIISARGLQPIANGRVNPFVKLDVTFCGRKLSSRSTKTAHHTLAPNFCELFVIDMQPDKLAQVTLIFKVKHSGRVRDVCIGTVHLGYCVHVEGEYRHWEQSMEKPHMEIEYWHPIQEQFVD; encoded by the exons ATGGTTAACCAAG tttttcTGGCTGTTGGATTAGGTCTGGTTACCGGAATTTTCGTTGTTGCGGTATATTTTATAATTCAGTATATCCGTCATCGTTCTTCGAAGGATAATCGTAAATATTCACAATTGAGCAGCGATCCAAAATTTCGTTCTCGCGCTATCGTAAAACAAGACATTCCACTGTTTTGTATTCCAAGACACGTCCCCTTCGAACTTCAACAGCCCATTGGCGCCCTTGAGCGGACGGAGAGTTTGAAAAAGGAACAGTATTGCAATGGGAGTACACATATGTCACCCACCGTTCACCGTTTTGACGTTCGCAAAAAGGCTGACGACAGTGGAGGAGTTACTCACGATGCAATCAATCCAAGCCCCTTACCCTCACCTCCGCCAGTTTCGAACACACCACAAACATCACCTCGCAAAGTTCCGTCCATATCTGGTTTGATACCCTTGCCGTCGCCTTCTTCTCAGCAAAGGAAAGTGGCAGTTCACCAAAAAAAGCCCAGGAGTAAACTTGGCAAGTTAGAGTTTTCCCTCTACTACGACCAGTCGTTTAGGTATCTCGAAATTTTCGTGGCCCGCGGGATTAAGATCGCGAGTCCCGAGGCTGGTATTCTGCCCGTAGTTTTGGTAATCGGAACAATAACTTTTGAGGGAACTCAAATTTGGGAGCAAAAGACTCGACCGGCAAGCAGATCAAGCGATCCGGTATTCAATGAAAAGTTAGCGATGAACAACATTATTTCAGGGAAACTTCAAGCCAGTGTGTTACACTTTCAGTTGTATGATGAACAAACCAAATATCTCATCGGCGAGGTCAATTACAGGCTGAAAGAACTACCTCCGAACAAACTTAGTAACCAAATTCTTCCGCTTGAATCAGCAGTGAATCTAGAGGAAAGCGGGGATAGCGGTGAG TCATGGTGtccagaaaaatcaagaaaaccaAAGAACACATCTCAAGGTTCTCTCGGTGTTCCAAGATGGCAGGCATGGGAAACGCATTCT GAATCGTCAGTGGATTCTTGTTTTGCACTTGGCGAATTATTGATTTCGTTGTGTTATAATCCAACGGATCAAAAGTTGAATGTTAAAATAATCAGCGCAAGAGGACTACAACCAATTGCAAATGGAAGAGTGA ATCCTTTTGTCAAACTCGATGTCACATTTTGTGGGAGGAAGCTCAGCAGTCGTAGCACGAAGACGGCGCACCACACACTGGCACCGAATTTCTGTGAACTGTTTGTTATTGACATGCAACCTGATAAACTTGCTCAAGTCACGCTCATTTTCAAGGTCAAGCACAGCGGCAGGGTGCGAGACGTTTGCATAGGTACAGTGCATCTTGGGTATTGTGTACATGTTGAAGGCGAGTACAGGCATTGGGAGCAATCGATGGAGAAACCGCACATGGAGATCGAATACTGGCATCCGATTCAAGAACAATTTGTTGATTGA
- the LOC137992265 gene encoding synaptotagmin-7-like isoform X3 encodes MVNQAGNLEESEDSGGESSSVDSFFALGELLISLCYNPSDQKLNVKIISARGLQPIANGTVNPFVKLDVTFCGRKLSSRSTKTEHHTLAPNFCELFVIDMKPEKLNQVTLIFKVKHRGRMRDVCIGTVHLGYCVHVEGEYRHWEQSMEKPHMEIEYWHPIQEQFVD; translated from the exons GAATCGTCGTCAGTGGATTCTTTTTTTGCACTTGGCGAATTATTGATTTCGTTGTGTTATAATCCATCGGATCAAAAGTTGAATGTTAAAATAATCAGCGCAAGAGGACTACAACCAATCGCAAATGGAACAGTGA ATCCTTTTGTCAAACTCGATGTCACATTTTGTGGGAGGAAGCTCAGCAGTCGTAGCACGAAGACGGAGCACCACACACTGGCACCGAATTTCTGTGAACTGTTCGTTATTGACATGAAACCTGAGAAACTTAATCAAGTCACTCTCATTTTCAAGGTCAAGCACCGCGGAAGGATGCGAGACGTTTGCATAGGTACAGTGCATCTTGGGTATTGTGTACATGTTGAAGGCGAGTACAGGCATTGGGAGCAATCGATGGAAAAACCGCACATGGAGATCGAATACTGGCATCCGATTCAAGAACAATTTGTTGATTGA
- the LOC137992265 gene encoding synaptotagmin-7-like isoform X4: MVNQGNLEESEDSGGESSSVDSFFALGELLISLCYNPSDQKLNVKIISARGLQPIANGTVNPFVKLDVTFCGRKLSSRSTKTEHHTLAPNFCELFVIDMKPEKLNQVTLIFKVKHRGRMRDVCIGTVHLGYCVHVEGEYRHWEQSMEKPHMEIEYWHPIQEQFVD, from the exons GAATCGTCGTCAGTGGATTCTTTTTTTGCACTTGGCGAATTATTGATTTCGTTGTGTTATAATCCATCGGATCAAAAGTTGAATGTTAAAATAATCAGCGCAAGAGGACTACAACCAATCGCAAATGGAACAGTGA ATCCTTTTGTCAAACTCGATGTCACATTTTGTGGGAGGAAGCTCAGCAGTCGTAGCACGAAGACGGAGCACCACACACTGGCACCGAATTTCTGTGAACTGTTCGTTATTGACATGAAACCTGAGAAACTTAATCAAGTCACTCTCATTTTCAAGGTCAAGCACCGCGGAAGGATGCGAGACGTTTGCATAGGTACAGTGCATCTTGGGTATTGTGTACATGTTGAAGGCGAGTACAGGCATTGGGAGCAATCGATGGAAAAACCGCACATGGAGATCGAATACTGGCATCCGATTCAAGAACAATTTGTTGATTGA